The Acidobacteriota bacterium genome has a window encoding:
- a CDS encoding methyltransferase domain-containing protein, with protein MAGPGVSLFQRNHDDDLCSDPQTRALSAAVVESSFVEAVYNKIAVIDDWLFGATLHTGRLEAIRRLDLQPGDDVLEVGVGTGINAALYPDNVSVTGIDVAEKMLEKAARRLAAHHVGNVRLMQMDAAHLDFPDDSFDLVYAPYVISVVSDPVAVAREMRRVCRPGGRFVFLNHFLSPNRFVARAERLISPLTVYIGFKADLDLPAFLAQAGLRPVSIEKVNIPRIWSLVTCTKD; from the coding sequence TTGGCGGGCCCCGGCGTGAGTCTTTTCCAACGGAATCACGACGACGATCTGTGCTCCGATCCACAGACGCGGGCGCTTTCCGCGGCGGTGGTGGAAAGCTCCTTCGTCGAAGCGGTCTACAACAAGATCGCGGTCATCGACGACTGGCTCTTCGGGGCGACGTTGCACACCGGACGCCTCGAGGCGATCCGGAGGCTCGATCTGCAGCCGGGCGACGACGTGCTGGAGGTCGGCGTCGGCACCGGCATAAACGCGGCGCTCTATCCGGACAACGTCAGTGTGACCGGCATCGACGTGGCCGAGAAGATGCTGGAAAAGGCGGCTCGCCGGCTCGCCGCCCACCACGTCGGCAACGTCCGCCTCATGCAGATGGACGCCGCGCACCTCGATTTCCCCGACGATTCGTTCGACCTCGTCTACGCCCCGTACGTCATCAGCGTCGTGTCGGATCCGGTGGCCGTCGCCCGCGAGATGCGCCGCGTCTGCCGTCCCGGGGGGCGTTTCGTCTTTCTCAATCACTTTCTGAGTCCCAATCGCTTCGTCGCCCGCGCCGAGCGTCTGATCTCGCCGCTGACCGTCTATATCGGCTTCAAGGCGGACCTGGATCTGCCGGCGTTCCTCGCCCAGGCGGGATTGCGTCCCGTGTCGATCGAGAAGGTCAACATTCCCCGCATCTGGTCGCTCGTCACCTGCACGAAGGACTGA
- a CDS encoding tetratricopeptide repeat protein: MTGRWTVVVLLSLLLAPAPAASAGQPAEELTADERFHRDATRALAHGDREAAAELAAGRDPSDPAAVALLARLLIDVGDYGQAEALLEPVAEANPSSVAGLEFARLLLGLGRAGEAVPFLEAVIVNGLNSFDGLSQYYGALASRAAGGFRRANTFLRGAARALPDDPAIHTAWGELFLEKYNNPDALQSFQDALELDEEWVPALVGMARVLANENPPVARGAVERALGIDESNVDAHLFVAELELGDRNRDAARESIDRALAVNPRSLEARSLLAAIAWLEDRTDDFAAEVDRVLAINPAYGDVYRIAGSQTARAYRFPEAVELVRRALELDPDNTRAYAELGMHLLRTGDEPAARVALERSFEDDPYDVVTFNLLQMMDNLDEFETIESGDLVVRLHPDEAPVLREYVVDIAQEALDELSARYEMTVQTPVLVEVFPNHDDFAVRTLGLPGMLGALGACFGQVVTLDSPRARPPGDFNWMSTLWHEIAHVITLQMSKQRLPRWLSEGISTYEEKRKHPAWGRDQVLEFANALNGGTLLSLSEIERGFTRPESISLSYFHASVVVEHLIEAYGMEALRTLIRAYGDGLETEEALARIDLDYERLQASFDAAVEEQFGALRRSLENAPRNLPEGPERVEALRELAEEQPDNFNVQFGLGQALREAGDTAAARAAFERAAALAPMATGLGSPRGQLASLAEAEGDAERAMVELERLLEYDETSIDAVRRFAALAERAGDDGRLQAAYERLIEIDPFDPISHQTLGRLAKEDGRTETAVRELEVALALGPVDRVAAHADLAETLFAAGRLAEARRQTLAALEIAPTYDRALELLLTIVEADR; this comes from the coding sequence ATGACAGGAAGGTGGACCGTCGTCGTCCTCCTCTCCCTGCTGCTCGCGCCGGCCCCCGCGGCGAGCGCCGGCCAACCGGCGGAAGAGCTCACCGCGGACGAGCGGTTCCACCGGGACGCCACCCGCGCTCTTGCACACGGCGATCGCGAGGCGGCGGCGGAGCTGGCCGCCGGCCGCGACCCGTCGGATCCGGCGGCCGTTGCGCTCCTGGCCCGGCTGCTGATCGACGTCGGGGACTACGGCCAGGCCGAGGCGTTGCTCGAACCGGTCGCAGAGGCCAACCCGAGCAGCGTGGCCGGTCTCGAGTTCGCTCGGTTGCTCCTGGGGCTTGGCCGCGCAGGCGAGGCGGTGCCGTTCCTCGAGGCGGTCATCGTCAACGGCCTCAACTCGTTCGACGGGCTCTCGCAGTACTACGGTGCGCTCGCCTCCCGCGCAGCCGGTGGCTTCCGGCGGGCCAACACGTTCCTGCGCGGCGCAGCGCGGGCGCTGCCCGACGATCCGGCGATTCACACCGCATGGGGCGAGCTGTTCCTCGAGAAGTACAACAATCCCGACGCGCTGCAGTCGTTCCAGGACGCGCTCGAGCTCGACGAGGAATGGGTGCCGGCTCTGGTCGGCATGGCGAGGGTGCTGGCGAACGAGAACCCACCGGTCGCTCGCGGGGCGGTGGAGCGCGCCCTCGGCATCGACGAGTCGAACGTCGATGCGCACCTGTTCGTCGCGGAGCTGGAGCTGGGCGACCGGAATCGCGACGCCGCGCGCGAGTCCATCGACCGGGCTCTGGCCGTCAACCCGCGCAGCCTGGAGGCGCGCTCACTGCTCGCCGCCATCGCCTGGCTGGAGGATCGCACGGACGACTTCGCGGCCGAGGTCGACCGCGTGCTGGCGATCAACCCCGCGTATGGAGACGTCTACCGCATCGCGGGGAGTCAGACCGCGCGGGCGTATCGCTTTCCCGAGGCGGTCGAGCTGGTGCGGCGTGCGCTGGAGCTCGATCCGGACAATACCCGTGCCTACGCGGAACTCGGGATGCACCTGCTGCGCACCGGCGACGAGCCGGCGGCGCGCGTGGCGCTGGAGCGCTCGTTCGAAGACGACCCCTACGACGTCGTGACGTTCAATCTCCTGCAGATGATGGACAACCTCGACGAGTTCGAGACCATCGAGAGCGGGGATCTCGTCGTGCGACTCCATCCCGACGAGGCGCCGGTCCTGCGGGAGTACGTCGTGGACATCGCGCAGGAGGCGCTGGACGAGCTCTCCGCACGGTACGAGATGACCGTCCAGACCCCGGTCCTGGTCGAGGTGTTTCCGAACCACGACGACTTCGCGGTTCGGACGCTGGGCCTGCCGGGCATGCTCGGCGCCCTGGGGGCCTGCTTCGGTCAGGTGGTCACCCTCGACTCGCCGCGCGCGCGCCCGCCGGGCGACTTCAACTGGATGTCGACGCTGTGGCACGAGATTGCCCACGTCATCACCCTCCAGATGTCGAAACAGCGGCTGCCGCGCTGGCTGAGCGAGGGGATCTCCACCTACGAGGAGAAGCGCAAGCATCCCGCCTGGGGCCGCGACCAGGTGCTGGAATTCGCCAACGCGCTCAACGGGGGCACGCTGCTGTCGCTCAGCGAAATCGAGCGCGGGTTCACGCGGCCCGAGTCGATTTCGCTCTCCTACTTTCACGCTTCGGTAGTGGTCGAGCACCTGATCGAAGCCTACGGGATGGAGGCCCTCCGCACCCTGATTCGCGCGTACGGCGACGGGCTGGAGACCGAGGAGGCCCTCGCCCGCATCGATCTCGACTACGAGCGCCTCCAGGCGAGCTTCGACGCGGCCGTGGAGGAGCAATTCGGAGCGCTGCGGCGCTCCCTCGAGAACGCGCCGCGGAACCTGCCGGAGGGGCCCGAGCGTGTCGAGGCGCTACGGGAGCTGGCGGAAGAGCAGCCGGACAACTTCAACGTGCAGTTCGGGCTCGGCCAGGCGTTGCGAGAAGCCGGCGATACCGCGGCGGCCCGCGCCGCCTTCGAGCGCGCGGCCGCGCTGGCGCCCATGGCGACCGGCCTGGGGAGTCCGCGCGGGCAGTTGGCGAGCCTCGCCGAAGCGGAGGGCGACGCCGAGCGGGCAATGGTCGAGCTGGAGCGCCTGCTGGAGTACGACGAGACTTCGATAGACGCCGTTCGCAGGTTCGCGGCGCTGGCGGAGCGGGCGGGCGACGACGGCCGCCTGCAGGCGGCCTACGAGCGGCTGATCGAGATCGACCCGTTCGACCCGATTTCCCACCAGACGCTAGGGCGGCTGGCCAAGGAGGACGGGCGAACCGAGACAGCAGTGCGGGAGCTTGAGGTGGCGTTGGCCCTCGGACCGGTGGACAGGGTCGCGGCGCACGCCGACCTGGCGGAGACGCTGTTTGCGGCGGGACGACTCGCCGAGGCGCGGCGGCAGACCCTGGCCGCGCTGGAGATCGCACCGACCTACGACCGGGCGCTCGAGCTGTTGCTGACCATCGTCGAGGCGGATCGGTGA
- a CDS encoding DUF4159 domain-containing protein, protein MSAAGLRPAAGALVAAAFLTSGADLAGQDEALPERDGLTGLEWRFVRIRYDTPPAQLAEFKRIYWVDPWEVDAPVAEQNLSRRMARVTSLQVNEPIVLELSDEAIWEHPWIYIVEPANLMLTDAEVGILREFLLRGGTVTFDDFHGPEEWALFERQMARVFPDREIVELPADHPVFSCFYQLDEYPQIAGLGSYFNNVTWEKGGFEAQLHGILDDDGRVMALVNFNTDMGDGWEWSNAEQYPGYIRYTAQSYRMFINEIVYALTH, encoded by the coding sequence GTGAGCGCCGCGGGACTGCGGCCCGCTGCCGGCGCACTGGTCGCCGCCGCGTTCCTGACGAGCGGCGCGGACCTCGCCGGCCAGGACGAGGCGCTCCCGGAGCGGGACGGCCTGACCGGGCTCGAATGGCGCTTCGTTCGCATCCGCTACGACACTCCGCCGGCTCAACTTGCCGAGTTCAAGCGCATCTACTGGGTCGATCCCTGGGAGGTCGACGCGCCGGTCGCCGAGCAGAACCTCTCGCGGCGCATGGCGCGGGTGACCAGCCTGCAGGTGAACGAGCCGATCGTCCTGGAGCTGTCCGACGAGGCGATCTGGGAGCATCCCTGGATCTACATCGTCGAGCCGGCGAACCTGATGCTGACCGATGCGGAGGTCGGCATCCTGCGCGAATTCCTGCTGCGGGGTGGAACCGTCACGTTCGACGACTTCCACGGACCCGAGGAGTGGGCGCTGTTCGAGCGGCAGATGGCGCGCGTCTTTCCGGACCGCGAGATCGTGGAGCTGCCCGCCGATCACCCGGTCTTCAGTTGCTTCTACCAGCTCGACGAGTACCCCCAGATCGCCGGCCTCGGGTCGTACTTCAACAACGTGACCTGGGAGAAGGGCGGGTTCGAGGCGCAGCTCCACGGGATTCTCGACGACGACGGCCGGGTGATGGCGCTCGTCAACTTCAACACCGACATGGGGGACGGCTGGGAGTGGTCCAACGCGGAGCAATATCCCGGCTACATCCGCTACACGGCGCAGTCGTACCGCATGTTCATCAACGAGATCGTCTACGCGTTGACCCACTAG